From a region of the Etheostoma cragini isolate CJK2018 chromosome 20, CSU_Ecrag_1.0, whole genome shotgun sequence genome:
- the cdca4 gene encoding cell division cycle-associated protein 4, with the protein MFPKGTKRKFSDSGEESVSGGDQAPVAPSVATRTLTSSYSLQRQSLLDMSLIKLQLCHMLVEPNLCRSVLIANTVRQIQEEMTQDGTWQIMTQALAAAQCPADRLVATEVLCRQTDPAAQAGQSPKPFSVVGLEEGYHAEEVVEGEVETEVTMSTLSPVSPQLSSASYLAGPFGMGPCWEEEEDEDEEEDGECEEDEEEDSEECVSEGEEGDLSADSRTGEQVFGTFEIKHPPPDPALEELFSDVDPSYYDLDTVLTGMQSAPKMGPYDLLESLSSHGPTALSSSSSCRSDLNELDHIMEIIVGS; encoded by the coding sequence ATGTTCCCGAAGGGCACCAAGCGCAAGTTCTCCGATTCCGGAGAGGAGTCGGTCTCCGGTGGCGACCAGGCCCCGGTGGCTCCATCTGTGGCGACTCGGACGCTGACGTCCTCGTACAGCCTGCAGCGGCAGTCGCTGCTTGACATGTCCCTGATCAAGTTGCAGCTGTGCCACATGCTGGTGGAGCCCAACCTGTGCCGTTCGGTGCTCATCGCCAACACGGTGCGGCAGATCCAGGAGGAGATGACCCAGGACGGCACCTGGCAGATAATGACCCAGGCCCTGGCCGCCGCCCAGTGTCCCGCAGACCGCCTGGTGGCCACCGAGGTGCTGTGCCGGCAGACAGACCCGGCAGCGCAAGCCGGCCAGAGCCCAAAGCCTTTCTCGGTAGTGGGTCTCGAGGAAGGATACCACgcggaggaggtggtggagggagAAGTGGAAACGGAGGTCACCATGTCCACTCTATCGCCCGTCTCCCCCCAGCTGTCCTCTGCCTCTTACCTGGCAGGTCCCTTTGGCATGGGACCCTGctgggaagaggaggaggacgaggatgaggaggaagacgGCGAGTgcgaggaggatgaagaggaggacagCGAAGAGTGCGtgtcagagggagaggagggagaccTGAGCGCAGACTCCAGGACAGGGGAGCAGGTTTTTGGGACTTTTGAGATCAAGCACCCGCCCCCTGACCCTGCGCTCGAGGAACTGTTTTCAGACGTGGATCCGTCCTACTATGACCTCGATACGGTGCTGACAGGCATGCAGAGTGCCCCCAAAATGGGGCCTTACGATCTGCTGGAGAGCCTTTCCTCTCACGGGCCAACGGCCCTCAGCTCCAGCTCGAGCTGCAGGTCAGACCTCAACGAACTGGACCACATCATGGAGATCATAGTAGGGTCTTGA
- the si:dkey-177p2.6 gene encoding cell division cycle-associated protein 4 has protein sequence MLGRGVKRKWSCLEELEAERLPAPAEKEKNGEEDGGDEDGFLVGPSKSDLSRLQQRQLVLGLCMEKLQGYQAGMELSLRRSVLLINTLRQIQEDMQRDGVGTCTSQVLLNGVHPDSMPVTCPGCAEGDNGDLSLSPPLSPEFPSQETNSPSDQQKSLPAAAIHTFSDAVNAMGYLSDLALDDIFEDIDTSMYETSELPSAWVAGSLWPISGSLWADEDVKMRSPSHASAGSLQSCLMDLNELDHIMEILVKS, from the coding sequence ATGTTGGGTCGCGGTGTAAAGCGGAAGTGGAGCTgcctggaggagctggaggccgAGAGACTCCCTGCCCCTGCCGAGAAGGAGAAGAACGGGGAGGAAGACGGAGGAGATGAGGACGGGTTCCTCGTGGGTCCGTCCAAGTCCGACTTGAGCCGCCTGCAGCAGCGTCAGCTGGTGCTCGGCCTGTGCATGGAGAAGCTCCAGGGCTACCAGGCGGGGATGGAGCTCAGCCTGCGTCGCTCCGTGCTGCTCATCAATACGCTCAGGCAGATCCAGGAGGACATGCAGAGAGACGGGGTGGGAACCTGCACGTCCCAGGTACTCCTGAACGGCGTTCACCCTGACTCCATGCCTGTTACATGCCCCGGGTGTGCAGAGGGTGATAACGGGGACCTGTCTCTGTCACCGCCACTGTCCCCAGAATTCCCCTCTCAGGAGACAAACAGCCCATCCGACCAGCAGAAATCGCTACCCGCTGCGGCGATCCATACCTTTAGTGATGCAGTAAACGCCATGGGCTACCTCAGCGACCTCGCCCTGGACGACATCTTTGAGGACATTGACACATCGATGTATGagacttcagaactgccttCTGCCTGGGTGGCAGGCTCACTGTGGCCAATCAGTGGGTCGCTCTGGGCGGACGAGGACGTGAAAATGCGCTCTCCTAGCCACGCCTCGGCTGGGAGTCTGCAGTCGTGTCTGATGGACCTGAATGAGCTGGACCACATCATGGAGATTCTGGTAAAGTCCTGA